The window CGTGGGTGAGTCAGCACGAAAGTACTGAGGAAGACTAGTTTAGTGTGATTTAAAGTGTGATGTACTGATGTCCCTGCAGAAAGTGCTGTGGTTCAGAGTGAGGGCTCAGAGATTAAATAAGTCCTCTTTTACTTCCAACAGTGGGATAAACTGAGTGAGAAGATACTGCTGGTGTAGCTGTTGTGGTCCTGAGAGTCTATGGTGGATGTGACTTCATAAGCCTTTGCAGAAAGGATGGCACTGAGACACTGGACTTGCTCATACTCTGGATTCCCTCTTTATTCTGGTACAAAGATAACAGATCACAGTTGTCATCAACAGTGTGTTATGCAGCTGCAACATTCAGGTCTGTTAACAAGGATTAGAACGGTTATAACAGTGTATTACTGATCAGTGTACGCTGGGTAGCTAGTTAGCTAGTACTGTTAGCTAAAATGATCATTCACTCTGGTTTTTGCTGCTGCTCCTAATGAGGAATGGGGGACTGCTGTGTCTGTGTTAATTTCCTGATCAACCACAGTGCTAATGTACTAAACAAAGTTTTGAAGGAAACCAGGCTCTGTGCTTTGTAGTTGCGAATCCAACATGGTGAAAAGAGGACAGAggctttctgattggctgacctCTACTGTCGTTACCTCCATCCCAGCCCCCCTCGTATCttccctccaccaccaccaacacctCTGTTTTTTATCCCCCTTCAGCTACAAGTGCAAGTTTTGAAATGCTTTTCTCCCAAGAAGTgttgcaaaattgcagaatatgtGAATCTGACTTGAGAGGGCGCAGTCGAGTGCTTGTATTCACTGATATAAGAGGTTGTAATCACAGAGTTGTGGTTgtaagcagtaaaaaaaaaaaattaattaatttcagtAAAATTTAAATGAGAAGTTTGCAGCTCACAGTGtatttgctgatgacaccacctACATAGGACTGATTGAGAACAACAATGATTCAGCCTACAGAGAGGCGGTTCAGCATCTGAAGCGATGGTGTGACAACAACAACCTACATCTGAACACAGCCAAGACAAGGAGATGGTAATCGACTTTAGGAGAACAAGGCGATCTGAGCACTTCGCCCTCTACATTGATGCAGCTTCAAGTTCCTCGGGGTCCATATCTCGGCTGACCTTACCTGTTCCACAAACATTTCCCAGTAGGTAggaaaagcacaacaaaggcCGTACTTTCTCAGGAAGCTGCATCAGGCGCAATTACCCCAAAGACTTCTAATTAACTTCTACCGCTCCACCATCGCGAGTCTTCTGACCTACTGCTGCACACTCTGGTTCAACTGCTGTACTGTGGAGGACAAGAGAAAACTGCAACGGATGGTGAGGGCGGCAGAGTGGACAATTGGAACTTCACTAACCCCCTTCAGAGACATTTATACCAGCAGACTTCAGCGGAAAGCCAGTATCATCATCAAGGACCCCTTGCACCCCGGACACtcacttttttccctccttcttTCTGGTAAACGCTACAGGTCGATCAggtcaaagaaaaacagaatcaaTGTCAATGTCAAGGCTGTCAAACATGCCGTACCCCCACCCTGATTGAAGGTTAACTCTGCTGTTAAAATCCATGGACATTTACAACGCATTTATGAACCGTATTTATTATAGTAGTAACCAGCATTCCTATCCCTTACTCAATGCGGAATACCACTGATCACACTGCACCTTATACTGCACACTGATCACTCATTtgttctttatatatatatatatatatatatatatatatatatatatatatatatacatatatgtgtgtgtgtgtgtgtgtgtgttcttatgTTGCTGTGTacatactattattattattgtgtattACAACACATTCCCTGTGTCCATCCTAAAAGAATCTGAATGTCTCCAACGGAGAGATGCAAACTGTGTTTCactgttcttgtaacagtgacaataaagatctattctattctattctatttgtGAAAATATCAATCTACACATTTGTGAATATTTTTCTGTAActgtaaattaaaaacacaagtgtgttaaaaaaaatctgtacacGTGAGAATTTCAAAATACAAGTTCcaatttttctcagttttttaagCTCTTAAATTCTGTAAAACATTTGCTCTCAAAGCGGAATCTTTGTAAGTAGTATTGTTCGAGGGGCTCTGATTAATGTAACTCACAACATCCGGCGGTTTCCATGGAAGTCCACCAGCTCACCATGTTAGGACAGCTAGCTAACAAAATTCAGAGTAATAAGAACACAGTGTACGTACAGTAAATAGCTGCACTGTTCACCGATTATAGCTGCGTATTTATTAAGTCTTGTTTCAGTGGGTTTCTCTAGGAAGAGCAGAATGAACCGTTTGAACCCCACGGTTCCCGCTGATCAGTATCTCGGTAGGTCGTGTGTTGTTAGCTGTGTCAGTTAGCTCCTAGGCTAACTTTAtaatctctgtgtgtgtctgtgttccaGCGGACAGCAATGTGCTGTTCTACCTGAATGATGCTGTGATCCAGCTGCTAGAACACAAAGAGGAATACAACCAGTTCGGAGTGATCCGCTACTTCGCTGAATAGTAGGTTCCACACAGTTGTTGAAACAGTGAGACTGCAGCTCCGGTGCTTCAGGTTAACAGGTTTTTACGTTAACTACTTAGATTTGTTTACGAATTCCACTCTCCGTGTACTTGGTGTTACATCGTCATGTTCAAGGAATGGTTGTCACTGTTTGCCAGTGTGTCATACGGTTTAAAAGGATTATCATCTCCAACTCGTGCAAATGCATAGGCTATACGTATCAATACTATCTTCATTGTTGCCTGAAGATCATATTGATTCTTACATGCATTTGCAGGAGCtggagacccccccccccccccccccccccaggtcTTTAATCCTGCATTACAcagtgacagacagacaggaaaagTCTGTGAAAATGATGAATCTGTGGATCAAGTATCTGGAACACGGAGAGTGGAATAAGTTATCTTATCTCATTACTTGATTAATAGATGGAATAATCAATACATTACTCAATTACTGAAATCATCGATAGCTGCAGCCCTAATGTACAGTATCATATTCATCATATGTGTGGCTGTTGTGTGAGCATCACATATCTCTGAAAAATCTAATCTCTGAAAAAGAAATTGTTGTTTAGGAGCTCAGTTTCACAGTccttcatcatcattttttaagtgtattaaaatacattaataataaaaaaaacccagttgAATTAAAAAGCTTGTGCATATGTCTATTGGGGAATTAAacatattaatgaaaaaatCTACATTCGGGAAATCTTATAGATGCTAATCTGAAAACGCTGCTGAGTCTACGCCTGGTTAACTCCCTTGTTTTATTAGAGCAGACATGGTCAGAGCTACTATCCCATCTTGAGTATTGTCACAGTACTAAAGAagttaaaaacaactttttctcACACCATATTCTCTACATTACACATTTTGGCCAAGGTGGTTACCAAGAAGAAACTCATCTGTTATGATGAATCTGACTGAAGCTATTTTACAGGGTAATGGTGGCTGTGTTTCCAGACAAAGCACAGTTCATTACTGGTGTCAGAGCAGTGAAAGCTGAGCCAGCGGCAGCTTGTTTCGCACACTGGTCTCCCATCTGTTTACTGTTAAAGACTAGCAGTTTATCCAAAGTGCACATGCGCAAAACAACCAGAAAAAAGCTGCTAGCCTCTCAGCTTGCCCAGCTCAAGTCAGTGTTACGGGAGATGGACACGCCCTCAAACCAGAGAGAGCTGCAGCAATTCTAGCTTCGTGTGGTCACAAGGTGGCAGTAATGTAAAGGATGGATGCACATGCTAATAGACAGGCGGGGAGCTTTAACACTGCTTGCCTTCCTTGTCCTGACAGAAAGTTATTTATAAAGACAGATCAGAGTCAGAGAGACTTCATTAATCACAGAGAGCAATTGAGTaaatttgtgtgtctgtgtgtgtgtgtgagaaatatataatatatctgGGTTTGTAATGTCTCTGTAGTTTCAGCAGTGTAAAGAACAGTAACCACGTCCTCTTCAGAGAGTTTAACTACATCCAGGCCACTCCACATAACAGAGCATCCTTCATTCGAGTATTCTGGAAATGCTACAGACAGATTGGCAAAAGTGGAGGTGAGAACACAAtaatgtctttggactgtgaaaTGAAGCTGGAGTACCCCTGGGGGGAACCCATGTAGTCATAGTAAATAACATGGAAACTACAGACAGAAATATCCCAGCCTGGATTCACTCTCAGGATGTTATTGCTATGAGGTACAGTGCTACTGCTGATGTACAGTACTGCTGATGACAGACCTACTCATCTGTCACTCTCCTGAGATACTAAGACCTAACCACTTGGGACAGCAACTTTTTCTTAACCCAGAATGTGCACTCTGGGTTAAGACTGAGAACTCTGGCCTCACAGTTTGTGGTCCTAATTCTCATTCAAGGCACTTAACACTTAACTTCGAACCAAACTCTGGAATCCTCCGAGCTGGAGGGTATCTCTTAATGattaatggtaaatggactggttcttatatagcgcccGTGTACTCTGCCTGagctcaaagtgctttacacaacttgtttcattcacccattcacacaagcactttttctctATGCTGTTTCTAAGTGCTTtttgtctaacattcacatgcATTCACACCAGAGAACAACATGGGACTAACATCTTGCATGCAGACTAGGGCagactgggatcgaaccaccaaccttccggttattagatgatctgctctaccacctgagccttAATGAAGACAACTGAGTGAGCATCACTTGTAAAAATCGGACATGAGATTCTGAGACTACCAACCTTGACACACTACAACCTTTGGTTGGACCTGTTGACCTTAAAACTCTGTCCATAAAAATCATGGACAAAATCAGTCAAAGCAGCCTTGGGAGATTCCATCACCCACTAGAAATAAGTGTGAATACAGTTGTACAGGGACCAAATAGCCCTGTACTCTTGAAACATCCCAGCAGGACACACTGACTAGATCTAAAGTTTATTATGGTATACTTAGGAAGCTGGTAAATGTAGACATAGACATTAAATAGACACAGGAGGAGTTAAATCTGGGTGATGCTGAATGTTTCTTCTTGATGTGGTTGCAGTGACCTCAAACAACATGCTTTTTCAAAATCAGTGAATTTACAAATCCTTGCAGATCAAAGAGACAAAGTTTTTGATGTCAGTGTATttgtaattaataaaaaaaatagatataaaACTATGTTTATGTCATAAGTGTTACATTATTGTTTTAGTTGTCACTGACAGTTTTATGTGTTACAGGTTTGTGCTGTCAtgagttttctgtttaaaactgGTGGTTAGTCATTGTGTAATTTGTAGCCAACATATGTTTTGTGTCTTGTGTTCCAGACTTGCTCTCCATGCTGGAATACAGGTCCCTGCTGCAGTTACTGTGTCCAGATTTTCCAGTGGTGTTGGTTCAGAGTGCCGCCAGGTCAGCAAAAGAGTAACTTCCCAAGGTTTCATCTTGATTATTTCACATCAAGATGAAACCTGAGTGCTTTGCAGAATATATAATCCTGTGTAATTCATTTGAGCACATTTTCAATGtagcacattttgaacacaACAGATCTTAACAGGCTGAAAGTTTCTGGGTAATGATTGCTGTTCTCTCCTCCTCTAGAATTGCTGTGATGGACGACACCATCGATTGTCTGATGTCTTTCTCTGATTTTCTTTATGCTTTCCAGCTGCAGTTTTACTACCAAGGTAATAAGCCAAGTGATGAAAAGAATAATTAAAGAGAGCAAATTAATGAACTTAGGGAGGGAAAGGATCAATAAACTGAAGGAACAGAATAAAAACCCAAAGGATTATATAGAGAAAATAAGGGAAAATGGTAATAATTCATGTGCACTGATTATTAAATGAAGAGAACCTAGTTAATGAAATAGGAAATTTAGGAAACAGACTGAAAAAATTAACAAAGGGAGCGGATTAATGTTAATCCAGGGAACCGAATGGTAATATGGGTTAATAAAATAAAGGGACTCATTCATAACGACTGTGTAATAAACTAAGGGGGGTAAAGAATTCACCACTAACTGAAAAAATAAGTAGCCTAGAAAAAGAGAATATTTAACTTGGGTAACAGATAAGAATGTAAAGATTTGATTAAATTGGATAATAAAGGATAAAATAACTGAGAAAATAGGTTTTATTAACCCATTCTCTCAGTTATTTCACCCGAGGGAATAAACAaaccaataataataaaaatatagtaataacaataaatacaaaattaataaaatgtatgtaataatgttaataatgtgatttgtttttgtagaaGTTAAACGTGCATTAAATTCATCCATTGTGTTTGTAGAGTTCCTGGACTGTGTGCTGGTAATCTACCAAGATCTGCTAGCAGGTAAGAGTCCCAACACTGTCATCGTCCCCACATCCACCTCCATCGAGCAGATCCCATCTGTGTCTACAGAGGAGAACAACAAAGAAGAGCAGCCACAAGATGGGGTGGAGCCTTCCACTTTGGTTCAGTGTATAGACGCCCTGTGCGACAGGTCCAAACACAGGTAAACACTTCAGTTCTCACTCACCACTATATTCTTTTAGTTTCATGTAGACATCTTGTGAAGGCGATAACTCTCAAAGCTGATGTAATATTTTCAAATTCCTACCATTAGACTTTAAGGTCAAGGTCAGAATTCACttaaaatcttgtgaatgcgaTTACTTAAGGAAGTAACTTAGGATTTTCACATTGCATCTAGTGCGTCTAGGCCAGTATTTAGgttcttcattttttaaattttaattgtaatctgtaaataaaaaaaatatataaactaataaataatgaccaaaaggcaataataatgatgaatttttaaaaaaagtattcattttaaagacGCGTGTTTAAATTTCCTAAGACAGTAAGGCTGTATTTTGTCCATACACAAACTCCTGTTTGTGAAGTACGAAAAAATTGTGGCGCAAAAATGTTGATAAATCACTGCGTTTTTGTGCgtatacactaaatatttgcaaaaatatTCCAACCTCACCACACAGCAATTTCAGTGCCAGTTGTAGTACTGATTTGtcattatttgtgtgtgtgtgtgtgtgtgtgtgtgtgtgtgtgtgtgtgtgcagtcatCCGCCCAGGTCATGTATGAGGGAAATCCTGAAGCAAACTGACAGAATTTCTTACTACAGCTTCCTTATGAGTCTGGCTAAACAAGAGGCCATCAACCAAACTATTGGTGGGTTCAACCACCACTGTGTGTCAATGAGACACTGGGTCTTATTGACACACAGTGCATAAGCATTACATCAGTCCATTTGGTTTGTATTACATTAGTGGTGCTTTCAAATGTTTGAATTTTGAACCTTTTCGTTTCCCTGATTCTGCAGGAGTGTTACCCAGTAAGGCAGAGCTGCTCATTGACCCAGAGATGGACCAGGAACTGGACAAACTGTGAGACTGCACATCTATGCACATAGTAATAAACATATCAACAACAGGAACATTACCCCATATATTAGGTAGCTGTAACCAGGTGTTAATGTGTTATATGACAAGTGAGGGATTCCTCAGTAGGCTTACAACAGAAAAAATTGATTTGTACTATTTTCAGCTGACctgtgttgtttctgttttactCTTATTGAGGATTAAGCGAACTGAATTCTACATTTTATAAGCAGATGCTACAAGAGttttcagagctgcttttcaACCCCTAGACAGTATAAAGTTAGTATAGATTGTAGTAAGGTAGATTGGATTGATAGCAAAGAGCATCAAAGTAATCTGAAATTAAACCCCTCAGCGGCACAAGGctataaaacaagaaaaatgaactCCCTTGaataatataatttataattttttatacatttcaaTGTCTATGTCAATAATGGCTAACACTTAtcaatttttgaaaaatcacagCAGTGATGTTCTCTTGCTGTCCGGGATTGCTCAAAGTTCCTGGTTTATCTTTTATATGTAAATTTGTGGGTTTCAAAGGTCAAAATCTAATTAATGTCCAAGCTGCTGATTCTGATATTGTCAGACTTCTGTTCACTGGCATGAAAACAGTTACTCTGCTGCTACTCTCTTGTTCAAATGTAATAGAGCTCCAGTACAATCTCTACATACTTTaactttgcttttttccccattttgctcttttcttcttttaattgTAATCTTTTGTTCTCTTGCTGTCCAGGATTGCTCAAATCGTAGTAAGTCCTAGCAGTAACAGTAGCAGTAGTGCTGTGGGGGGGCTAAAGGAAGTGCAGAAGAAGGCATCACCCAGGAGGAACATCCACCACAGGAGGAGGATGGAGGTGGAGAGTGACGGCTCCACTGAAGAGACCGATTCATCTGAAAACTGATCTCTGACAACTTAGTGACCTGTTGCCTGCTGTCTTAAAGGAACGCCTgttgaaaatcgacagtgtgtcaggactgaagaagaagaagacgtcCTTCTAACTTTTACAATTGTAAATAATGCAAATAATATTAAAGAAAGCAGGATGTGTCTAACATGCATTAGAAAACATACAGAATTAAGCTGTACTACTGTACTATAATTTATTGATGAATCTGTTTGTGGCTCAAACTGTGCAGAATGCAAAAAACAAGGAACCAGATGAGTTCCAAACATCaatacacacacatctgcatCCAAAAATAGTAAATATATAATACAAACCTGTCTTGTAGCATGCTTTTTAGTCAATAAGACTAGAAAAGCAGAAAGCATTATATGAATATCGTTCCATTTCTGTATATGTAACCATGTTTGTATGAGGCTGTTTATCACAAGAgcaatgtggaaaaaaatacatctacaaacttactgtaaacacaaaactGCATACAGAATAAAATTCTGTGACCTTGTTAAGCAACAAGGCCTTGCAACTTTGAAAGATGCAAAACGACATACTTTTACTTTTCTTGTTGCTCTTTCCCGTCACCCTCCAACCTGTCGAGGCAGATGACTCCCACTTCTTGAACCTGGTTTTGCTGGAGGTCTCTTACTCCAAGTGCTTTTCATACAGggcatctgattgttggggttctctCTAATTCTGTAGGTTGTTTACCTTAGTATGTGAAGCACCTTGACTTTGCTGTGAACTTacagtgtataaataaaattgaatgggAAAGTGTATATTGTGATATTTGCTGTGTTGATTGGAACAGCCAgcgatcaaaccaccaacctcctgagctacagccacccctgaACCATGAATTGTACTGGATTGGCAGATGGAGAAGCATCACTTCAGGGAACACATCTCTACTGCTGTACAGTCCAGGGGTTGTTCTTCAGGAGTTTTTGTTGAGAAAGAGGGAATTAGAAGAGTTTCAAGTTAACCTGGTGTACCTCTCATTACATCTGTGGAGAAGGTAAAAGTGTTCCAGAGGAGTTGAATTTCCAGGGGATACTGCTTTCTTGTTGGGTCATTATCAGCATTAATGAAAGATCATTGTGTTTTTGGCCAAGGCGTGCCCAGTCTCTCTTTAGTCTTACTCCCCTCAAAGAtcagaaataaaatcaaaattagcACAGATTAGGTTTATTAGATAAATACAATTAAGGTGATttgattattttgcttttattatttaaatttagttttgctttactcccaaatttctttaaaaagacaTCCTGCATTCAAAAAGTCTATATGTTCCCATTCTAAACAGGAAAGGTAAAAATCTGACTATTAGTTTACATCTTATAAATAGCTCTTACAGGTTACTCGaggtttaaaaacaacagatcCCCTGGGACTGCTCTCCAGACCACTTAATTAAACCTAGTCCAAGGGTACTGAGAGGAGAGCTGCTGCAACAAGTGTGTTTGGTTGGTACGATTCCCATCGCCTATCACCGCCATCCAGGCTCTGCACTGCCTAACTGGTAATATTCATAGGATCAGAGACTGTACCTTTTAAACAGAAAGACTATTGGGGTGATGGTTCTGCATATTGACAAGCTGGGCACGACCACTTAGCTCCAGTGAAAGAAACTCTTATTACTacagcataccaagacattttggacaaacgctcccaactttgtgggaataGTTTGATGACAGCCACGTCCCATTCCACCTCAACTGTGCACCAATGTAGAAAGCAAAGTCCATAAGGGCATGGACAAgcaagtttggtgtggaagaacttgactggcctgcacagagtcctggcCTCAACTCGATAGAACAccttgggatgaattagagcagagactgtgagccaggcctTGTTGTCcagcatcagtgtctgacctcacgaatgtgcttctggaagaacgatcaaaaaaaagaatagaaataTCCTTTATTGTCCCTCACTGGGGAAATCCAGGTAGCAAAGTGACCGGCAGATAGAGCATGCAAAGAAgaaagatgaaataaaaaacaagcagaaaataaataagacTGTAGAGGGCATATTTACACTTTAAATAGCATACTCAGATTCAAAACCCCGCTGTGCAACAGAGTAggataattaataaaaatgtacaaaaagtgCTGTATATTTGTGCTTTTTACAGAAACTGGAAAAACTGCAATTAAAAGCAGGGATGTAAACAATGTATTCTAATTATTGTAATTAAGGAGTCAGATGGTCTAATTTTGTTGTAAaccctttaaataaataaatcagataTAATTTGGCTGAGTAGGCTCAAGGCCTCAACGTTTATTGTGTATTTCTGATCACTACATAAATACCTGAGTGTTCACCTGAACAATAAATTGGACTGGAGTCACagcactgatgctctttacaggaacagtcagagcagactctacctgctgaggagACTCGGATCTTCTGCAGTGTAGGGGGTGCTCCtgaagacctttttttttttttttttttaactctctcAAAAATGGTGTTGTCTGTTTTCTACTGTCATTGGTTGGAACAGCAGCTTATCTACAGCTGAGAGGAAGCAGTTGGATAagctcatcaggaaggccagttCTGTCCTAGGACGCCCCCTCGAGCCAGTGCAGGTGGTAGGAGACAGAAGATCACTCTTGGACAATGTGTCCCACCCATGAAGCTGTTACAGAACTGTAAAAAGCAAACTGTGGCTGTTAGTAACAATCACCGGATAACTTGCTCTCACCAGCAGGAAACTTACAGGTGCGTTTctttgacaaacaaacaaacaaacaaacaaacaaacaaacaaacaaacaaacaaacaaacaaacaaacaaacaaacaaacaaacaaaccccaaataAATACAATCACATGGGGACACTTATTGCATGCACTAAGTGTTTCCCCAAGGAAATAATTGCTACCACTGCAACCAAATTATCTTAGAAACAGTATATCAGTTCATCATAAGCGCCTAAGCAAAGCCTGATTCCTATGAGGTGTTAGGCCCAGCTCAGGAATTGCACATGGCCCAACTAATATTACACATGGCCCAGAAATTTTGATGAATAGGAAGATAAACAGGAAGATAAAATGGTTGACTATTAGTTACTAAATAGTGGAAAGgtggtgggattaaataagcttatgctGCGTCCTActcctttttgaacatgtaagttatttataattattatccctttttttccatttttttttgctttgtttgtctcttttttctctgttgttgttgttgttgtattaatttaacatgttcaaaataaagatacaATACGAATACAAATACGATCTTTTTTGCACCCTCAGTTAATATTGAAGCAATGTGGACGCCACTACTAAAGATCAAGAGGACATAAGTGGCATTTCAAGTGatgttaaacaaaacaaattacttACAATACTTCAAAATAATGTAATTTTCTTGTCTAATGTCGTATAAATTGATATAAGGATGttgatgaaaacatttttaactctACTATTAAACACTAGGCTCTAACATATAAACAACAGACAACttcaccatccatccatccattcgcttctgcttatccttttcagggtcgtggggagcctatcccagctgtcatttAATAGTTTAATAATTAAATAGTTTTTGGTGAATTCATCAAACGTTGAATGGTGTCCTGCCTCCACCTGGTCTGGATCCTAACTGTGAACTGCCTGTAGGTAAAGGAGAACTCAGAACTGTCACT is drawn from Pelmatolapia mariae isolate MD_Pm_ZW linkage group LG7, Pm_UMD_F_2, whole genome shotgun sequence and contains these coding sequences:
- the cstpp1 gene encoding centriolar satellite-associated tubulin polyglutamylase complex regulator 1 isoform X3; the encoded protein is MNRLNPTVPADQYLADSNVLFYLNDAVIQLLEHKEEYNQFGVIRYFAEYFSSVKNSNHVLFREFNYIQATPHNRASFIRVFWKCYRQIGKSGDLLSMLEYRSLLQLLCPDFPVVLVQSAARIAVMDDTIDCLMSFSDFLYAFQLQFYYQEFLDCVLVIYQDLLAGKSPNTVIVPTSTSIEQIPSVSTEENNKEEQPQDGVEPSTLVQCIDALCDRSKHSHPPRSCMREILKQTDRISYYSFLMSLAKQEAINQTIGVLPSKAELLIDPEMDQELDKL
- the cstpp1 gene encoding centriolar satellite-associated tubulin polyglutamylase complex regulator 1 isoform X1; amino-acid sequence: MNRLNPTVPADQYLADSNVLFYLNDAVIQLLEHKEEYNQFGVIRYFAEYFSSVKNSNHVLFREFNYIQATPHNRASFIRVFWKCYRQIGKSGDLLSMLEYRSLLQLLCPDFPVVLVQSAARIAVMDDTIDCLMSFSDFLYAFQLQFYYQEFLDCVLVIYQDLLAGKSPNTVIVPTSTSIEQIPSVSTEENNKEEQPQDGVEPSTLVQCIDALCDRSKHSHPPRSCMREILKQTDRISYYSFLMSLAKQEAINQTIGVLPSKAELLIDPEMDQELDKLIAQIVVSPSSNSSSSAVGGLKEVQKKASPRRNIHHRRRMEVESDGSTEETDSSEN
- the cstpp1 gene encoding centriolar satellite-associated tubulin polyglutamylase complex regulator 1 isoform X2, coding for MNRLNPTVPADQYLADSNVLFYLNDAVIQLLEHKEEYNQFGVIRYFAEYFSSVKNSNHVLFREFNYIQATPHNRASFIRVFWKCYRQIGKSGDLLSMLEYRSLLQLLCPDFPVVLVQSAARIAVMDDTIDCLMSFSDFLYAFQLQFYYQEFLDCVLVIYQDLLAEENNKEEQPQDGVEPSTLVQCIDALCDRSKHSHPPRSCMREILKQTDRISYYSFLMSLAKQEAINQTIGVLPSKAELLIDPEMDQELDKLIAQIVVSPSSNSSSSAVGGLKEVQKKASPRRNIHHRRRMEVESDGSTEETDSSEN